Proteins encoded together in one Lutra lutra chromosome 4, mLutLut1.2, whole genome shotgun sequence window:
- the LOC125099144 gene encoding serpin B6-like, whose protein sequence is MDREIEDSTARDLIGEIFTKILVLPYVGKELNMIIMLPDENTDLRTVEKELTYEKFMEWTRPDMLDKEEVEVSLPRFKLEEDYDMKNVLCSLGMTDAFELAKADFSGMSSGKDIYLSRVVHKAFVEVNEEGTEAAREYTYTYVYVYSHPTERS, encoded by the exons ATGGACAGAGAAATAGAAGATTCCACTGCTa GAGATCTGATAGGAGAAATATTCACCAAAATTCTGGTGCTCCCCTATGTGGGCAAAGAGCTGAACATGATCATCATGCTTCCAGATGAAAACACAGATCTGAGGACGGTGGAGAAAGAACTCACTTATGAGAAATTCATGGAGTGGACGAGGCCAGACATGCTGGACAAAGAAGAGGTGGAAGTTTCCCTCCCTAGATTTAAACTGGAGGAGGATTACGACATGAAGAATGTCCTTTGCTCTCTGGGCATGACTGATGCCTTTGAGCTGGCCAAGGCAGACTTCTCTGGGATGTCGTCTGGGAAAGACATATATCTGTCCAGGGTGGTGCACAAGGCCTTTGTGGAGGTGAACGAGGAAGGCACGGAGGCCGCGCGAGAATATAcatatacgtatgtatatgtatattctcATCCCACTGAAAGATCCTGA